Proteins from one Oenanthe melanoleuca isolate GR-GAL-2019-014 chromosome 1, OMel1.0, whole genome shotgun sequence genomic window:
- the C1H11orf87 gene encoding uncharacterized protein C11orf87 homolog produces the protein MSAKLSKELRLSLPPCLLNRTSATLNTSSTCITQVGQLFQSFSSTLVLIVLVTLIFCLILLSLTTFHIHKRKMKKRKMQRAQEEYERDHCARSSNGSGQQQPGTAVQGEAPQGRDSRLGRAPQDSEIRRPSASAAPSSQQAQACLDTAGAGLLQTVILS, from the coding sequence ATGAGTGCCAAGCTCTCCAAAGAGTTGAGACTGTCCCTGCCGCCTTGTCTTCTGAACAGGACATCTGCCACCTTAAAtaccagcagcacctgcatcACGCAAGTGGGTCAACTCTTTCAGTCCTTCTCATCCACCCTGGTTTTAATTGTCCTGGTCACCCTCATCTTCTGCCTGatcctcctctccctcaccACCTTCCACATCCacaagaggaagatgaagaagcGGAAAATGCAAAGGGCTCAGGAGGAGTACGAGCGGGACCACTGTGCCCGCAGCAGCAATGGCAGCGGCCAGCAGCAGCCCGGGACAGCGGTGCAGGGAGAGGCACCCCAAGGAAGAGACAGCCGGCTGGGAAGAGCCCCCCAGGACTCGGAGATCCGGCGCCCCTCTGCCTCGGCAgcccccagctctcagcaggcaCAGGCTTGTTTGGACACAGCTGGCGCGGGGCTCCTGCAGACGGTGATCTTGTCATGA